From the genome of Pelotomaculum isophthalicicum JI:
AGGGGGAGGAATGTGAGAAAGAATGCGCCCCGTGTGAATTCAATTAAAAGAAGCACCAGTAAAAGGCAATATTCTTTTGGAGAATTAAGTATATTTTTTAGTTCGTGCAAAAAAATACTCCTTTATTATTTTGAGGAAGTTCAATCTTTTTTATTATACACTATTGGCAGATTAGGAACAATTACAGTTCAAAAGCGTCAAATATAATGATTGTGTTTACATATAATCAATTAATAATAAGTGGTAATAATATAATGAAAAATGAAGCAAATAAAAGTTGTATAGTTGTTTTATACGCTATTTTGTTTTTATTTATTTTTACTACGTGTACTTTTAATCAATTGAGTCGCACTGCCGTTGCCGCGGATTTCAGACTGGGCATCGGGAGTAGCGCGGGCAACTTTGCTTACTCTAATCAGGACGGCAAGCTTAACAGGAAGGTTGTCGGCTTTTATGCTCAGGATTACCCTGGAGATATGCTCGCATACGATTCCTTGGCATGTAGTCATGCTGATATAGATACTATTGCTGTTTTTAACTGTCGCGTAGATGGAACCGGTAATCTGATAAATCAATCAACAAACCACGTAGTTGACTTGGCGAAAAGGGAAAATGTTAAAGCATTGTTATTGGTTCACAATTTCAATAATTATATTGATAAAGATGCCGCGCATAAAGTGTTGTTGGAGGAAAACAGAAATAATCTAGAAGAAAATCTTCTATACACTATCAGACAAAATGGTTTTGATGGCGTTAACATTGACCTGGAAGGGGTTCCCCCTGGTGATAGAGAGAACTATATCAAACTCCTGACAGAATTGAAAGAATTGTTCAGTCCCCATGGATATCTGTTAACAGTATCTATCCCGGCGGAAACACGGGACAATCCGAAAAGCGATTGGAGTGGGGCTTATGAATACAGTGCCATTGGTGAAATTGCCGACTTGGTTATTTTGATGACCTACGACGAACACTGGTCCGGCGGTGAACCCGGCCCTGTCGCTTCCCTGCCATGGGTTCAACAAGTGTTGGACTACGCCCTTGAAACCATCCCAAAGGAGAAAACACTCATGGGGATCGCCGCTTACGGATACGACTGGTCTGCCGGGAAAGGTCATGTGATCTTCTGGAACGGAGTGAACTCACTGGCTGATAAATATGGGGGCGCCAAATGGAACGACAAATTTTCCTCGCCTTTTTTTACATATTATGATGAAAAGGGATACAAGCATGAGGTATGGTTTGAAAATAAATATAGCTTGAGATTGAAATTGGATCTGGCAAACTGCTACAATATCGCTGGTATCGCTGTTTGGCGACTGGGTTTTGAGGACTCTAGTTTTTGGCAAACAGTAAGTGAGAAGTTTTAATAACACCGGAGGTAAGACCGTCCACTTCGCTGGATAATACTTGCGCCGGAATTCGTGAAAAAGGTTATTGATAGTTTAAGAGTTTATATGTATAATCTAATTGAGAATGGTTTTAATTATCATAATAACGATAATGATTATCATTATTGGAGGGGATGCTGTTGACCCTTGATAATGCAAAAAAAGGTCAGTTGGTTAAGATAACCAATATTCCCGACGAAGTAACCCGCATTAAGGCCATTCGTTTTGGGATATCTGAGGGAGAAGTTGTAACCTGCCTTGAGGTAGTGCCGGCAGGTCCGGTGGTAGTATCTAAAAATAAACAAGAAATAGCTATCGGCAGGAGTTTGGCCAGTTATATTTGGGTTGAGCCATGCTAGAAGTAGGGGGGAGGAGGTATTGGATAACAGCGGGATAAAAGCCGGCAACCCGGCGGCAGGGAAAAAGATAGTCCTGGCCGGCAACCCGAATGTTGGCAAGTCAGCCCTCTTTAATATACTCACCGGCTTATATGTCGATGTTTCAAATTACCCGGGGACCACTCTCGACATGACCTGCGGCCGTTATAACGGCGATGTGATAATTGAGGCGCCGGGTGTTTATGGCCTGTCTTCCATGAATGACGAGGAGAAGATAACCCGGGATATTATCCTGGCGGCGGATGTCGTGGTAAACGTCGTTAACTCGCTCCATCTTGACCGGGATTTATTCTTTACCCTGCAGATTATTGATATGGGCATCCCCATAGTCGTAGCTTTGAATATGACGGATGAGGCTATGCAGGTAGGTCTTGAAATAAATATAAATTTACTTGAAAAATTATTGGGAGTTCCTGTTGTACCTATCGCCGCCGTATCTGGCGCCGGTATTGAAGAGTTGAAGGATAAAATTTACTCTGCCCGGACAGGACACGTTAATCTTGCCCTGATGGAAAAAATGAAAATGCTTCTTTCTAAGATGAATAGGAGAGAAGCGCTGCTTGTTATTGAAGGAGACGCTAAACTCAGCGAGTGTTACGGAGTACAACCCGGAACCGAACGGGAAGCTATTTACCGTGCCCGGCGGGAAAACGTGAACCGGATTGTGGCGCAAGTTGTCAGAGAGATTAACAAAGATGCAAGCATTGCCGCCAGGTTAGGGAACTGGATGCTTCTTCCTGTAACGGGTTTTCCGCTGTTAGCCTTGACTTTGTGGGCTGTTTACGAACTGGTGGGAGTTTTCCTGGCTCAATTTGTAGTCGATCTCACCGGGGGTTTTATGAGCGGGTATTATGAGCCGGCGGTCAGGTCGCTACTTAGTGGAGTCATATCACCGGAAGGTGTCATATATTCGATTCTCGCCGGACAATACGGGTTGCTGACTTTAACTGTCACCTACTTGATTGGCCTGTTGTTTCCGTTAGTGCTGGGAATCTTTTTTGTTCTTTCTATTTTGGAAGACTCGGGTTACATGCCCCGCATCGCCACTTTGTTGGACCGCACATTGACTGGAATCGGCTTGAATGGACAGGCAGTGATCCCTCTGCTGCTAGGATTCGGTTGCGTTACTATGGCTTGTATAACCACTAGAATCCTTGGGTCCGACCGTGAGCGTAGAATAGCAATATTCCTGTTGGCGCTCGGGGTTCCCTGCTCGGCGCAGATGGCTATAATTACAGCTGTGCTTGCCGGTTCGGGCGTGTCTTATATGCTTTTATACATGCTGTTTATGCTGTTTATGATAGTCGGCGCCGGCACGTTGCTGGGGCGTTTTTTACCTGGCAGGCCATTTCCCTTATTGATTGAATTACCGCCATTACGTTTGCCCGGGGCTAAAAACGTCTGGAAAAAAACTTGGGGCAGATCATACCAGT
Proteins encoded in this window:
- a CDS encoding glycosyl hydrolase family 18 protein; amino-acid sequence: MKNEANKSCIVVLYAILFLFIFTTCTFNQLSRTAVAADFRLGIGSSAGNFAYSNQDGKLNRKVVGFYAQDYPGDMLAYDSLACSHADIDTIAVFNCRVDGTGNLINQSTNHVVDLAKRENVKALLLVHNFNNYIDKDAAHKVLLEENRNNLEENLLYTIRQNGFDGVNIDLEGVPPGDRENYIKLLTELKELFSPHGYLLTVSIPAETRDNPKSDWSGAYEYSAIGEIADLVILMTYDEHWSGGEPGPVASLPWVQQVLDYALETIPKEKTLMGIAAYGYDWSAGKGHVIFWNGVNSLADKYGGAKWNDKFSSPFFTYYDEKGYKHEVWFENKYSLRLKLDLANCYNIAGIAVWRLGFEDSSFWQTVSEKF
- a CDS encoding FeoA family protein, translating into MTLDNAKKGQLVKITNIPDEVTRIKAIRFGISEGEVVTCLEVVPAGPVVVSKNKQEIAIGRSLASYIWVEPC
- the feoB gene encoding ferrous iron transport protein B, with translation MDNSGIKAGNPAAGKKIVLAGNPNVGKSALFNILTGLYVDVSNYPGTTLDMTCGRYNGDVIIEAPGVYGLSSMNDEEKITRDIILAADVVVNVVNSLHLDRDLFFTLQIIDMGIPIVVALNMTDEAMQVGLEININLLEKLLGVPVVPIAAVSGAGIEELKDKIYSARTGHVNLALMEKMKMLLSKMNRREALLVIEGDAKLSECYGVQPGTEREAIYRARRENVNRIVAQVVREINKDASIAARLGNWMLLPVTGFPLLALTLWAVYELVGVFLAQFVVDLTGGFMSGYYEPAVRSLLSGVISPEGVIYSILAGQYGLLTLTVTYLIGLLFPLVLGIFFVLSILEDSGYMPRIATLLDRTLTGIGLNGQAVIPLLLGFGCVTMACITTRILGSDRERRIAIFLLALGVPCSAQMAIITAVLAGSGVSYMLLYMLFMLFMIVGAGTLLGRFLPGRPFPLLIELPPLRLPGAKNVWKKTWGRSYQFIKEAFPIFAGGTLLLGILDVYGVLHQLRYLLAPVTVSWLHLPEEVADIFIMGFIRKEFGAAAVLNLQMLPLQKFVVMLTLSLTVPCIASTMVIFKERGWREGLLIWAAVFATAFIAGGLATRLLEIWLV